CCTAATCTGAAAGAATTTGTCAGCCATTTAACCCAGACCATGCACTCTTCAATGCCTGGATCTTTAGTTATATGGTGAGCCCTATGGGATTTTTGCTATTATAGTTAAGTTTTTGTTAcagtgaaataatttttttcactattgtTGGCTATGCAGGTATGATAGCGTCACCATTGATGGTAGTCTTGAGTGGCAAGATCAACTGAACAATAAGAATAAACCTTTCTTTGATATATGTGATGGCATTTTTATAAACTACACGTGGGCggtatttccttttctttttctcctagtTGGAAGTTTGGCTTcacttccattttctttgaataCAGATTCTCTTATGTCTGATACAGGAAAGCTATCCAAAGATTTCAGCTGATGCTGCTGGTGATAGAAAGTTTGATGTGTACATGGGTATTGATGTTTTTGGAAGGAATACCTATGGTGGTGGACAATGGAATGTATGTATGATGTCCCAACCTGTTAAAAGTGTAACAGCTTTTGTGTTTTGCCCCAAATATCTTTATttggaatgataaaaaaatttgtaaggATCATTCAATTTTTAGAACTCTTTGAATTTCAGACAAACGTTGCACTTGATTTGCTGAAGAAAGAAGAAGTGTCAGCTGCCATATTTGCACCTGGATGGGTCTATGAAACCAAGCAACCACCTGATTTTCAGACTGCACAGAATCGGTAATGTACACATCTCTTATTGCAAACTTCGTAAAATTTCATAGTTATTTCACTTTTGATATGTTCTACTTAGTTGGTTGGCCATTCTCTccagatttttcattttttttttttagctaacAGCAAAGATCGAACTTTCCTGTATGAAACATATAACTTAAATGCATTGGCTTCTAACCAAGCTGGCATCAAATTCTTAGTAGGCACCCATATATGCTTTATAATTTGTTGCAGTTGTTTATCTGGATAATGAATCATGACTATCTTGTCCAGTGCATAATCCTTTGATGTTATAGGTTTTCAGAATTTCCAGAGTTTCTTATTGTTTTCTCCAATTGCATGCATTGAATCATGATATGTTCCTGAAGATCAACTGATATTTGTCTGTATCAGATTCTTGTTGTGTTTGCAGCCTTCAAGTCATTCATACTCTTGTTCCCAAGTTGTATATCTAATATTTGCCCTTTTCCTACAGCATACGTTATCATAATCTTTTTGCTTTATGCTTAAAAAGTTATATGAATTTCCTGGAATTATTAAATGTTCCACAAAACCAATAGttagcttttagaaaaatttaaatgacAGTGGAAATGTCAATTTTTCTGAAAGTAGGGAAAACGATGATACTAAAACTAATCTATTGTTCAAAAGGAAAGTCAAAACTCATGTAATACCTATGTTGGTTAGCCTGAGAAAAAAATGGGATCTATCTATGAGAATATCTTTCAATTAGATATGGTAGATTAACCACTGGCATAGGGCAGGATAAAGATGTCATGTCTTTATATATTCGTAAGGGAAACTAATGTTTTCACAATTGTGAATTGCACATCTGGACTACAATTATACAAGAAATATGTTCTAATTGTTAGAGGGCAGAccctttttattttgtatttttgtacAACAAACTTCATTATTGTATACTATGGATTTTGCAGTTGGTGGTCTCTTATTGAGAAATCATGGGGAATACAACAAAAATACCCCAGAGTATTGCCATTCTACTCAAATTTTGATCAGGTAGCAACCTTATAGCATTTACAtgtttcttctttcctttttctgctgttttatatttttaaattagtaaagATGCTTCTAGGATGTATCACTCTGAAATGATTTTGCTTTTACTGAGCAAGTTTTCTGGCTTTCTCATTTTAGCTTCAGCAAGTGTTTTGTGAAATTATTGACACCCCTAATAAGAATTTACTTTTACTGCTTTCTTACCTGTTTTTCAGATGCCAGGTTACTGGTTATATCTTTCTATAGGGATTTCTATCTAACATCCTCAAATGagctttaaatatttttattgttagtCCACATCATCATATGTGCAATTTGCTTGGTTaaaaattttctgaaaaaaCTGAATCTGCCTTGCTTGATTCAGCAAATGAGGCCTTTCAGATGCTGggctttcatcatttttaacccTGACATTGCAAGATTTTAGCAGCAAATATAGGATTGGGGGAGAAGTCATGGAGAGGGGCCAGACTTCACGTCACACCTCTCATATGTACTGATTTTGTAACTTAACTGTATTTGACATTATTCAGGGTCATGGTTATCATTTTGCAATCGATGCAGTCCAAGTATCAGATACTCCTTGGTGCAACACCTCTTGCCAAAGCTTTCAGGTTTGCAACCAATAAACCTgcaatttctcattttctctctccctccctaACAAGCAATTTTGTGTTATGCACCTGCTTTGCTAGTTCACATTTGACTCATTGGTATGATATCTCTTCTGAACACTTCTTGCAgttctattaaaaatttatatcactTTCTTCACCATTCATTGCATCTTCACATTTTTATCAACTTCGGAATTTAAAACCTTGTGTAAGCTCTAGCTGTggagaagaaaatttgaatgCCTTCTTATAAATGTGAATTTTCTTAACAATAGAACAAAAGGAATAGAAGGTATAAACTAGAAAGAACATATCAGAGTGCTTAATCCTGTATGCTAGTCTCAATTGGTGAAATCAAGTGTTAGAAACATCTTAAGGATCGAACTGATTACAAAGATCTGATAGTAAGTTCAATCTTGTAACAGTACAGCAGTTTTTAAGTTCCTGTTTTTAATTGAACATGTCATCTTAATTATTAGTGATGTTTAACTTGTTAGCATGctcttttttcccctttatcTAACTGATTATTTGTGGCAGCCTTTCCTTGAGTTTTCTGAAGACTCTACCAACACTATTCAAGTCATTGTCAAGTAAGTTTCAATCCTTATatgatttctttcttcttttcaatGTATGGTTTACTATACAACCATGATCTTTCAACTGAAATGCATGAGATATTGGATGCCCACATGGTTCAATCATGTATCTAACTGTAGAAGTTTGACAGCACCAGTTGCTGAAATATGCTTAAAAGATATACAGATTGTACTAGGAAGGTTCAGAtgtttttcctcattttctgggGGTAATCTTGAAGAAGACTGGTCATGACATTCCTAAGGatccaaaaaaaggaaaaaaaaaaaaattctatatacCATAGATTGATGGTTTGTCCACCACCAAGGACATTGTATGAGTGAACCATCACATTAATGTGTAGCTACCTGATGTCTGCACATGGCTCTTTCAGAACTTTAGAATaaccattataaaaaaatgtattcagTATGTTTCTTACTATTGGATCTAGACAGTGGCTAGCTTTTTGCCTACGTGCCTGCAACATGGACTTTACAGTGCATTATTTGCTTTGAACGATCTTGATTTTGCACTAGTTTTATTTTCTGTTGTTTGATTTGATATCATTGTTGTGTCTTGGATTAAACATGTTGTAAATGATAGTTCTAAGGAAGCATCTTATAGCGGAGGAGGGAACATCACATTTAAAGGAACTCTTCAAGGAAATGATTATTTCAGGACGAGGCTCTTTCTGGGAGAGATTCTTTTGGGGAATTTACCAGTCCACTTTACATATTCTGTAAGTGATCTCTTTTGTGGATTGAACTTGcccaaaaaatgaaaacgaAAAAAGGAGTTTCCAAACAATTTTCAGATTAGCTTGAtgattagttttttattttaatgttctGGTGATTCTGTAGCCAACAACAGGATTCATCCAATTTAAATGGTGAAAGGATAAATCTGTGCCTTCCACTGAAACTGAAACATGTAAATTGTTTCCTCCAAAGGGGTGTCTACAGGGTCAAATATCAAACCCCTTGGATAGTTTTAGCATCCATGTTGTATTTGCTATAAAGGATGTGGATAGTCCAGCAAATATTCTGATATATAGCATTATATGAGTGTTTTATGTTGCCATTTTCAATCTACCAGATTTTCTCCGTCAAATCAATGGTGGTTCCAGTTCATTTTTGTCCCATTTTATTCCAAACAATAACAATCATGTAAAGAATTAATCTGAActgaaattattaaattaaatctgTCCCATTATTTGCCTGGGAAAGTCTGCCAGAAATAGATACAATTAGTTTTTGTCTTTAAATCCATCCATAAAATGGGTTTGCAGAAAATGGAGCACATGCTGTGAATGATAGCGCAATTTAggatcaatttattttttgaattcataAAAGCAATCCAAGGCTATTGTTTCTGATGATAACTTCATCTTCTGTAATGTCTCCATTCTGTATGGATTTGTACCTTAAAGCTCCAACTTCTGTATGAACCATAATTGAACGATTTTCATTGTTTTGGACATCTAGGTTccataaatttactaaattgaATCTGAATTCTGTCAGTGTTGACTCAAATTTGAAAGATTCACATTTTCACTATAGTTTTGTTCAAATCCACATTAAGCATCAACACAGCCAGCAGATGTTCTCTttaaatatggttttttttttatataaaaaaaagaaaatgtgtataccatttttgtttaaactggTCTGAGGAATATTTGTTTCATCATCATGGTTTTCATATCATTTTGTGTTACTTTCATATCTGCCTGAGAAGGTTACACTTTCTTATCActtacaaaaaaatttctttttaacatAATGGCTTAGATTCCAATCACAGTGGTGAATCTTTAGCTTGACTTACAGTAGAATTCTTGATCACTGTTTCTATGTCATCAAATGGTTACCATATAATCTACAATATATAAACTGATAAGAAAATTTTACTTCCCAATCTGTTTTCCTCCTTTCATCTTAGCTGTTTAATTCCACATTTTATGCAGTTGAAATCAGATAGCAGCTCTCTGGTTGGCCTTTCTCTTGAGTTCTCTTCTACCTTGAATGAGAGAATGTCGGTTCTTCTTGCAGCCCAGGGAAGCACATTGCTTACAATGAACCAATTCTCAAGCAAATTCAGCAAAGTGATCATGCCACATAGAGTTGTAAAGATAGAAGCAGCTCCAGGTTGGGTCATACAGGAGAGTAGTATTGCAATGAATGGGTACATATTAACAGAGATTCATGCTGTATGCTACAAGTCAAAGCCTGATTTTATTGACTTGAAATTGAATTCTGGGTCAGATCATCTTGATAATGATTTAGCTCGCAGTCCATCAAATTATTATGCAGTGCTAGGTCATCTCATGGTTAAAACTTCTGATCAGAACCCAGATTTCTTACCCTCTAGTTCATGGCTGGTTGAGGTTCAACATATTAAATGGACTTCAGATTTGCAGGGAGCCAAGACCCTTAGTGCTAAGATCATTTGGAAATTGAAAGATGGAAATTATTCCATGTCCCAAAACTACAATGTTTATGTTGAGAAACTAGCAAATGAAGAGGTTGGAAATCCTGGTACAATGCTTAAAAGAGAGCAGGAATATCTTGGAGTGGCACAAGTGGAAGCCTTTTATGTTTCTGACTTCGTGGTTCCTTCTGGAACTTCCAGTCTTAAATTCATCATACAAGTATGTGGTACTGATGGAGCTAGCCAGAAGCTAGATGATTCTCCATATTTTCAACTGGATATTGAAGGTCAGTAAATTGCCTCTTAATTTATGCTCCTCCTTTGTTTTGAGGGATGGTGAATAATGTTGCTTGTTCCTAGCCTATATTGTAACATGAacaaatgacaataaaaatggGTAATTATAAAGTACCCTTTACAAAATTGTAtgtttttcattgatatttcatTACTACTGATTTGTCTCTAGATATGAATATGTGGGGATTGCTTTTCAGAACTTGAATCTAATGAATGTGTTTGAATGTGTTTCTAGATATAAATTCTATGGTGATTGTTTCTTGCAACTTGAATTCATCAAACTCTTATCATTTGATCAAATTCACTTCTCTTTTTACTGTATTATGAATGAGATAATAAAATTTAGGGAAAATTGAACTGACCTCCCTTGGGTTAATTATATGGACCTTCActctgttttcaaaaaatatgtaGACCTTCTGAGGTTTTGGTCAAGCAACATGACCCCTCCCTCCTATCGATATGTAATTAGTTCATTGAGTTTACGGACGTTGGTCAAAACTTTTATGAAAGCGTTCGTATTAGCCTTCTACCGCATCCTATTCATGCTAAAAACTTCATCATTTTTCCTGTTTTTCAATGAACATTGTCCATTAATCCCAAATATCCATTATTCCTGAACACCCTATATCTTCTAAAGTACTTTGTTCTTCCTTATTTGCATGTATGGACCTATTTGATTTGAAGAAGTGTGATTATCAATTTCTGCAGAGAAAGAATTGCAGTTAGCCAAGGTGCACAAGTAAACATGATTCAAGGTTAAAGTTGAGTAGTGAGTTGTTTAAAGCTTCGAAAAATTGCAGTCTTTTGCCATTTTGGGAAAATATGATATCGTGATAATGGacttcaagatttttttttttttggcatcttTTATGTATAAATTGACATGAATGATCACTCATTAAATAGTTGGGATCTtggcattaatttttttagattttctagGAGGTTTGCTCCCTCCAAATCTGTGTTTTTGCATAATTCCGGATCTCCATTTGTGTTTGTGGCTTCAGTtggttcaattgattctcttccATTTCATAATGACAGATTCAATATCATCATCTGGTACCAATGATGATGGGATGAAATTCAGGAACCGAAAATGTGAATGTGGCAAGAAAGCTgtgataaaattttcaaagtcaaAAAATAGCCCTCAACCCTATTGTTGCTGTCCAACTGGTAGTTGTAGCTACTTTGAGTGGTGTTTTTCTACCCAAGATTATAGAAGGAGCAATGTAAGTGAAACGGATGTGAGTATGATAGCTGAGCTGAGGGAAATTCACAATAATTACAACTTGGTGAAGATTTTGGTTGTTGGGACAATTGTTTGGCTGCTTGGTTATTACCTTTGCTTCTTTTGCTGGTCTTGATGGAATGTAGTCACTTGAATTGGTGAGTATTTAGGATATGAAGGATTGAGATGTGTATGAATAATATGCATGGAGAAATAAGTGGCTTGAGGTTTAATGCATTCAATTTATATTATGtaatgaatgaatttgaataTGTATCGTTATTCATTCAGTAACTGCATGTTAGAGAGCATATAGAAGGTGATAGACATATTCATTGTTTAAGTTATTTGCTCCACAAATTAAGGTTTGTATCAACCAAATGAATTGTCTTGAAGTCCTCTATAAGGAATATAGTTTGGCTCTTTCTCAAACCTCCCATGACTCAAATGACAGATCCTTGGAGGGTACTCCTTCCAGCAGAGAATGAGCAAGTTGTTTCAATCCTTCACAGATTTCTGTGAATGCCCTATAGAGAATTTGCATCCATGACAAGCATGGAATACTAATTCAACAAGCTCCTATTGTTGAATCTTCAGCATTTACCACTGATGCCTAGCTGGAAAGCTGCAACTCTTCCTGAACATGGTGGGTTGATCTGAGCTTGGGATTATAGCTTGATGTGGACATATAGATTATAGCTTTGATTGGATGATTATGGCTCATAAAATCTGAATTCCTTGGGTTCAGTTGACAAAGTTGAGAAGATTTGGCAGTTAGAGCTTCGACTAGGctttaaataaagaaagagcTTTTCTTGCTCTTTTtttgtgcgtgtgtgtgtggtTGGTTgggaaagtgattttttttttcttttaaaatgctGCATTTTTTGTTACAGTATAAGTGAAGTCAATTTCATTGATTTCCATCTGTTAATTGACATTAGATGAACATGAGGAACAAGATCTAATGGGGGAGGTCGGTGTAATTTCAGAAAACAGAAGGAAGGTCCATGTGAATAGGCCAATCCTAGAAAGCTCATTGTAATTTTCTCGTAAATGTATGGACAGCTAATTAATCAAGTGCCTTTGAAGCTTAGATTCCTGCTCCCAACACTAGTGCAAGAGCTGGTAGTCATGGGGAAGACACAAATATGAAACAGATGTGATTGTTTGAGAAGGTGTTTGGGAAACATTGTAAACCCTTTCCTAGCAATCCTGGATCGCTAGGAGGCTATGATGCAGAAAGATGAAATATTCAAACATATCAATAAAAGACAACTCCTTTAACAACCACAAATTGTAGACATTGTGTTAGATCTGCATGGTAATATGATCATTGTGCTATGGTGATTTTTAGATTGTTTTTCTCGAGGATCAAGAttcccttctcttttttattattttttcaccGATGCGCATGACAAAGAGTAGGGCCATGAGATATAGTAGTTACTACAAAAGTTTTATCTGTTCATTTGAAACCAGAATTGATTATAGAGAAAAATAACTAGTGGTCTCAAATGCCGATGTTTTGTCGAACAAGACAGGTAGGTGATTCAGTTTACCTGGTCTGTTATATGATCTACAATGTATTAAAGACAAAAAACATATCAAGAATGCAGCTTTGTTTGGTACAGGTGGCAAGAAAGGTCATCATAATCCTTTTGACAGAGATCCTATTTTAGTTACGTGCAGCAAACATTTAAGATATAGTATAAGTAGGCCTGAGAAAACCCGGTATGTTCCATGAATGTGCATTTAGAAACTTGGATCTGAAACTAGTTACGTGCAGCAAACATCTTTTCCATGAATCCTTTTGACAGAGATTCTATTTTAGTTACGTGCAGCAAACATTTAAGATATAGTATAAGTAGGCCTGAGAAAACCCGGATATGTTCCATGAATGTGCATCTAGAAACTTGGATCTGAAACTAGTTAATAGTCCGAATGATTCAGTTCTCTGGTATGCTCTGCTTGTTTCTAATCATAGGCAAGAACATgagatatttgatttttgaccCATACTGAGGAAACCTTGGCCTTCTTTTTCCACTAGGCAGATATATTTTAGCAATTATCGGGTTTTGCTTCCCTGGCAAAGTGACATAAGCACGCTGATGTATTTCAGTGATTGAATTAGGGCTGAACGTGTTttacatttttgaaaaaatcaacaTAACCACCCTAGTGTTTGACCTGCTGTGATTGAAAATATGCAGAGAAGCTACCCTTGTTTGTTTATCAGTCTAGTCCTTAGAAGGCAAATTTCTTTTGCTTGGAATCACTTTCTAGCTTAGCAATCACTTAGGccatttattttctatctttgtTGAAGCAAAGTGCCTAAGCTCTTTAGTTCAATGAATATTACTAGAGAAGTAGAGAGGAACAATCCCTAATGAGGACACCTTGGCCCCTTTTTTCCACAAGGTagatatattttagttatttattgtGTTTTGCTTCACTGGCAAAGTGATAAGAACGGTGATGTTTTTCAGCAGTAGGATTGGGGTCCAACGTGTTTTACATTTCTGGACAAAGAACAGGAGCACCCAAGTGTTTGACATACTGTGATTGAAAATATGCAGAGAAGTGAGCCTTTTATTATTCTATCCCCTAAAAGGCAGAGTTCTTTTGTTTGGAATGACTCGTTAGCTTAGCAATCACTTAGGCtgcttc
This DNA window, taken from Vitis riparia cultivar Riparia Gloire de Montpellier isolate 1030 chromosome 13, EGFV_Vit.rip_1.0, whole genome shotgun sequence, encodes the following:
- the LOC117927711 gene encoding cytosolic endo-beta-N-acetylglucosaminidase 1 isoform X2, which gives rise to MQFSQIPASLKRQILISFKNLLKPIYNAFKNLFIPMSQEQLQASSASPPPFDPSQPSTPISYPIKTLQELESRSYFSSFHYPFNVASVPIQSGSLPSRPRMLVCHDMAGGYLDDKWVQGGTNEGAYAIWHWYLMDVFVYFSHSLVTLPPPCWTNAAHKHGVKVLGTFITEWDEGRAICNALLSTKESAQMYAERLTELAVALGFDGWLINMEVALAKGQIPNLKEFVSHLTQTMHSSMPGSLVIWYDSVTIDGSLEWQDQLNNKNKPFFDICDGIFINYTWAESYPKISADAAGDRKFDVYMGIDVFGRNTYGGGQWNTNVALDLLKKEEVSAAIFAPGWVYETKQPPDFQTAQNRWWSLIEKSWGIQQKYPRVLPFYSNFDQGHGYHFAIDAVQVSDTPWCNTSCQSFQPFLEFSEDSTNTIQVIVNSKEASYSGGGNITFKGTLQGNDYFRTRLFLGEILLGNLPVHFTYSLKSDSSSLVGLSLEFSSTLNERMSVLLAAQGSTLLTMNQFSSKFSKVIMPHRVVKIEAAPGWVIQESSIAMNGYILTEIHAVCYKSKPDFIDLKLNSGSDHLDNDLARSPSNYYAVLGHLMVKTSDQNPDFLPSSSWLVEVQHIKWTSDLQGAKTLSAKIIWKLKDGNYSMSQNYNVYVEKLANEEVGNPGTMLKREQEYLGVAQVEAFYVSDFVVPSGTSSLKFIIQVCGTDGASQKLDDSPYFQLDIEEKELQLAKVHK
- the LOC117927711 gene encoding cytosolic endo-beta-N-acetylglucosaminidase 1 isoform X1 → MQFSQIPASLKRQILISFKNLLKPIYNAFKNLFIPMSQEQLQASSASPPPFDPSQPSTPISYPIKTLQELESRSYFSSFHYPFNVASVPIQSGSLPSRPRMLVCHDMAGGYLDDKWVQGGTNEGAYAIWHWYLMDVFVYFSHSLVTLPPPCWTNAAHKHGVKVLGTFITEWDEGRAICNALLSTKESAQMYAERLTELAVALGFDGWLINMEVALAKGQIPNLKEFVSHLTQTMHSSMPGSLVIWYDSVTIDGSLEWQDQLNNKNKPFFDICDGIFINYTWAESYPKISADAAGDRKFDVYMGIDVFGRNTYGGGQWNTNVALDLLKKEEVSAAIFAPGWVYETKQPPDFQTAQNRWWSLIEKSWGIQQKYPRVLPFYSNFDQGHGYHFAIDAVQVSDTPWCNTSCQSFQPFLEFSEDSTNTIQVIVNSKEASYSGGGNITFKGTLQGNDYFRTRLFLGEILLGNLPVHFTYSLKSDSSSLVGLSLEFSSTLNERMSVLLAAQGSTLLTMNQFSSKFSKVIMPHRVVKIEAAPGWVIQESSIAMNGYILTEIHAVCYKSKPDFIDLKLNSGSDHLDNDLARSPSNYYAVLGHLMVKTSDQNPDFLPSSSWLVEVQHIKWTSDLQGAKTLSAKIIWKLKDGNYSMSQNYNVYVEKLANEEVGNPGTMLKREQEYLGVAQVEAFYVSDFVVPSGTSSLKFIIQVCGTDGASQKLDDSPYFQLDIEDSISSSGTNDDGMKFRNRKCECGKKAVIKFSKSKNSPQPYCCCPTGSCSYFEWCFSTQDYRRSNVSETDVSMIAELREIHNNYNLVKILVVGTIVWLLGYYLCFFCWS
- the LOC117927711 gene encoding cytosolic endo-beta-N-acetylglucosaminidase 1 isoform X3, producing the protein MQFSQIPASLKRQILISFKNLLKPIYNAFKNLFIPMSQEQLQASSASPPPFDPSQPSTPISYPIKTLQELESRSYFSSFHYPFNVASVPIQSGSLPSRPRMLVCHDMAGGYLDDKWVQGGTNEGAYAIWHWYLMDVFVYFSHSLVTLPPPCWTNAAHKHGVKVLGTFITEWDEGRAICNALLSTKESAQMYAERLTELAVALGFDGWLINMEVALAKGQIPNLKEFVSHLTQTMHSSMPGSLVIWYDSVTIDGSLEWQDQLNNKNKPFFDICDGIFINYTWAESYPKISADAAGDRKFDVYMGIDVFGRNTYGGGQWNTNVALDLLKKEEVSAAIFAPGWVYETKQPPDFQTAQNRWWSLIEKSWGIQQKYPRVLPFYSNFDQGHGYHFAIDAVQVSDTPWCNTSCQSFQPFLEFSEDSTNTIQVIVNSKEASYSGGGNITFKGTLQGNDYFRTRLFLGEILLGNLPVHFTYSLKSDSSSLVGLSLEFSSTLNERMSVLLAAQGSTLLTMNQFSSKFSKVIMPHRVVKIEAAPGWVIQESSIAMNGYILTEIHAVCYKSKPDFIDLKLNSGSDHLDNDLARSPSNYYAVLGHLMVKTSDQNPDFLPSSSWLVEVQHIKWTSDLQGAKTLSAKIIWKLKDGNYSMSQNYNVYVEKLANEEVGNPGTMLKREQEYLGVAQVEAFYVSDFVVPSGTSSLKFIIQVCGTDGASQKLDDSPYFQLDIEEV
- the LOC117927711 gene encoding cytosolic endo-beta-N-acetylglucosaminidase 1 isoform X4, which translates into the protein MQFSQIPASLKRQILISFKNLLKPIYNAFKNLFIPMSQEQLQASSASPPPFDPSQPSTPISYPIKTLQELESRSYFSSFHYPFNVASVPIQSGSLPSRPRMLVCHDMAGGYLDDKWVQGGTNEGAYAIWHWYLMDVFVYFSHSLVTLPPPCWTNAAHKHGVKVLGTFITEWDEGRAICNALLSTKESAQMYAERLTELAVALGFDGWLINMEVALAKGQIPNLKEFVSHLTQTMHSSMPGSLVIWYDSVTIDGSLEWQDQLNNKNKPFFDICDGIFINYTWAESYPKISADAAGDRKFDVYMGIDVFGRNTYGGGQWNTNVALDLLKKEEVSAAIFAPGWVYETKQPPDFQTAQNRWWSLIEKSWGIQQKYPRVLPFYSNFDQGHGYHFAIDAVQVSDTPWCNTSCQSFQPFLEFSEDSTNTIQVIVNSKEASYSGGGNITFKGTLQGNDYFRTRLFLGEILLGNLPVHFTYSLKSDSSSLVGLSLEFSSTLNERMSVLLAAQGSTLLTMNQFSSKFSKVIMPHRVVKIEAAPGWVIQESSIAMNGYILTEIHAVCYKSKPDFIDLKLNSGSDHLDNDLARSPSNYYAVLGHLMVKTSDQNPDFLPSSSWLVEVQHIKWTSDLQGAKTLSAKIIWKLKDGNYSMSQNYNVYVEKLANEEVGNPGTMLKREQEYLGVAQVEAFYVSDFVVPSGTSSLKFIIQVCGTDGASQKLDDSPYFQLDIEV